A single region of the Halorussus gelatinilyticus genome encodes:
- a CDS encoding single-stranded DNA binding protein — MGAIEDVHADLDADVSLEEFREAVEEKVEQMGGLADEETAAMLIAHELDEEGGEVETVADIEPGMEEVKFVAKVVGVGDVRTFERDDEDREDGRVLNVEVADETGSIRITFWDQQADAGEEELEPGDVLRIAGRPKDGYNGVEVNVNDAEPDDETEVDVPVQDTYRVEDLSLGVSDVNLRGKVLDTDAVRTFDRDDGSEGKVANLKLGDETGRIRVTLWDERTEAAERLDPGVSVEVVDGYVRERDGSLELHVGNRGAVEEIDEEIAYEPETADIADLEIGDEVDLGGVVRETQEKRTFDRDDGSEGQVRNIRVQDGTGDLRVALWGEKADVDVAPGDEIQLADVEIQDGWQDDIEGSAGWQSTVTVLGEADPSAGSAGGDDSSADANDGTGLDAFGGDDGASASDSADAGASADAGGTDGDAGSEDGEFVEFTGTVVQAGDPIILDDGEETVSVASNADVTLGEKVTARGELHDGTLDAEDVF; from the coding sequence ATGGGCGCGATAGAGGACGTTCACGCCGACCTCGACGCCGACGTATCTCTCGAAGAGTTCCGCGAGGCGGTCGAGGAGAAGGTCGAGCAGATGGGCGGTCTCGCCGACGAGGAGACGGCCGCGATGCTCATCGCCCACGAACTGGACGAGGAGGGCGGAGAGGTCGAGACCGTCGCCGACATCGAACCGGGCATGGAGGAGGTCAAGTTCGTCGCCAAGGTGGTCGGCGTCGGCGACGTGCGGACCTTCGAGCGCGACGACGAGGACCGGGAGGACGGCCGGGTCCTGAACGTCGAAGTCGCCGACGAGACCGGTTCGATTCGCATCACCTTCTGGGACCAGCAGGCCGACGCGGGCGAGGAGGAACTGGAACCCGGCGACGTGCTCCGCATCGCCGGCCGCCCCAAGGACGGCTACAACGGCGTCGAGGTCAACGTGAACGACGCCGAACCCGACGACGAGACCGAGGTGGACGTGCCCGTTCAGGACACCTACCGCGTCGAAGACCTCTCGCTGGGCGTCTCGGACGTGAACCTTCGCGGGAAGGTGCTGGACACCGACGCCGTCCGGACGTTCGACCGCGACGACGGGTCGGAGGGGAAGGTCGCCAACCTGAAACTCGGCGACGAGACCGGCCGCATCCGGGTGACGCTCTGGGACGAGCGCACCGAGGCCGCAGAGCGACTCGACCCCGGCGTCTCCGTCGAGGTCGTGGACGGCTACGTCCGAGAGCGAGACGGGAGTCTGGAACTCCACGTCGGCAACCGCGGCGCGGTCGAGGAGATAGACGAGGAGATAGCCTACGAACCCGAGACCGCCGACATCGCGGACCTCGAAATCGGCGACGAGGTGGACCTCGGCGGCGTCGTGCGCGAGACCCAGGAGAAGCGCACGTTCGACCGCGACGACGGCTCTGAGGGGCAGGTCCGGAACATCCGCGTTCAGGACGGGACCGGCGACCTCCGGGTCGCGCTCTGGGGCGAGAAAGCCGACGTGGACGTGGCTCCCGGCGACGAGATCCAACTCGCCGACGTGGAGATTCAGGACGGGTGGCAGGACGACATCGAAGGCTCCGCCGGGTGGCAGTCCACCGTCACCGTCCTCGGCGAGGCCGACCCCAGCGCGGGGTCGGCCGGAGGCGACGATTCGAGCGCCGACGCGAACGACGGCACCGGACTCGACGCCTTCGGGGGCGACGACGGCGCGAGCGCGTCCGACTCGGCGGACGCTGGCGCGAGTGCGGACGCCGGCGGTACAGACGGCGACGCCGGGAGTGAAGACGGCGAGTTCGTGGAGTTCACCGGTACCGTCGTCCAAGCCGGCGACCCGATAATTCTGGACGACGGCGAGGAGACGGTCAGCGTCGCGTCGAACGCCGACGTGACGTTGGGCGAGAAAGTGACCGCGCGCGGCGAGTTGCACGACGGCACGCTCGACGCCGAAGACGTGTTCTGA
- a CDS encoding histone family protein, which yields MSVELPFAPVDTIIRRNAGDLRVSADAAEELARRIQDHGADLAIDAAEKATTDGRKTLMSDDFGVGQVVDKEDLELPVAPVDRIARLEIDDSYRVAMDARIALADILEDYADNVAKAAAVLARHADRRTVKAEDIETYFELFG from the coding sequence ATGAGCGTCGAGTTGCCGTTCGCACCGGTAGACACGATAATCAGACGGAACGCTGGCGACCTCCGAGTCAGCGCCGACGCCGCCGAGGAGTTGGCGCGTCGGATTCAGGACCACGGCGCGGACCTCGCCATCGACGCGGCCGAGAAGGCCACCACGGACGGGCGCAAGACCCTGATGAGCGACGACTTCGGCGTCGGGCAGGTCGTGGACAAGGAGGACCTCGAACTCCCCGTCGCGCCCGTGGACCGCATCGCGCGCCTCGAAATCGACGACAGCTACCGGGTCGCCATGGACGCCCGCATCGCGCTGGCGGACATCCTCGAAGACTACGCCGACAACGTCGCCAAGGCCGCCGCGGTCCTCGCGCGCCACGCCGACCGCCGAACCGTGAAGGCCGAGGACATCGAGACCTACTTCGAACTGTTCGGCTGA
- a CDS encoding histone deacetylase family protein, with translation MNFGYSEECLAHDTGERHPETPDRLRAIKERLARKHGVEYVESSPATSDCVEAVHDADYVAEFREFCETGGGNWDPDTVAVEATWDAALRSAGLACWSAETALDGDDGRDTPFSLGRPPGHHAVEDDAMGFCFFNNAAVAAQHVIDSDDTDAASVAVFDWDVHHGNGTQDIFYDAGDVFYASLHEEGLYPGTGEIEETGEGEGAGTTLNVPLPAGAGDPEYRDTFDELVAPAFREFDPDLLVVSAGFDAHRHDPISRMRVSTEGYGMLTARVRDLADDTDAALAFVLEGGYGLDTLSESVAEVHETFDGKRPLTPDEEANDDVRELIAEVRASHPVLEE, from the coding sequence ATGAACTTCGGCTACAGCGAGGAGTGTCTCGCCCACGACACCGGCGAGCGCCACCCCGAGACCCCCGACCGACTCCGCGCCATCAAGGAGCGACTCGCCCGCAAGCACGGCGTCGAGTACGTCGAATCGAGTCCCGCGACCAGCGACTGCGTCGAGGCCGTCCACGACGCCGACTACGTCGCGGAGTTCCGCGAGTTCTGCGAGACGGGCGGGGGCAACTGGGACCCCGACACCGTCGCGGTCGAGGCGACGTGGGACGCCGCGCTCCGGTCGGCCGGACTCGCCTGTTGGTCGGCCGAGACCGCCCTCGACGGTGACGACGGCCGCGACACACCGTTCTCGCTCGGGCGACCGCCGGGCCACCACGCGGTCGAGGACGACGCGATGGGCTTCTGCTTCTTCAACAACGCCGCGGTCGCGGCCCAGCACGTCATCGACTCGGACGACACGGACGCCGCCAGCGTCGCCGTCTTCGACTGGGACGTGCATCACGGCAACGGCACGCAGGACATCTTCTACGACGCGGGCGACGTGTTCTACGCCTCGCTCCACGAGGAGGGTCTCTACCCCGGCACGGGCGAAATCGAGGAGACCGGCGAGGGCGAGGGCGCGGGCACGACGCTCAACGTCCCGCTCCCCGCAGGCGCGGGCGACCCGGAGTACCGCGACACCTTCGACGAGTTGGTCGCGCCCGCCTTCCGCGAGTTCGACCCGGACCTGCTGGTCGTGAGCGCTGGGTTCGACGCCCACCGCCACGACCCCATCTCTCGGATGCGGGTTTCGACGGAGGGCTACGGCATGCTGACCGCGCGTGTCCGGGACCTCGCCGACGACACCGACGCCGCGCTCGCGTTCGTCCTCGAAGGCGGGTACGGACTCGACACCCTCTCGGAGAGCGTGGCCGAAGTCCACGAGACCTTCGACGGGAAGCGGCCGCTGACGCCCGACGAGGAGGCCAACGACGACGTGCGCGAGCTAATCGCGGAGGTTCGGGCGTCGCATCCGGTGTTGGAGGAGTAG
- a CDS encoding heavy metal translocating P-type ATPase — translation MTTDERERTVRLSVPEMDCPSCAGKVTASVERLDGVRETDPAPTTGTLRVAYDGEETDAAAVRERVEAAGYAVEGDAAGADGERRFSVPEMDCPSCAGKVENALDGVAGVESFETHPATGEVLVTGDADREAVVAAIEGAGYDVANAEADGESGPDVAGPSGVWTSSRALKTWTGGALMVVGLLLEFLVTSADVLLFAAVGREFHLSSVFLLLAAAVAGQEILRNGYYSAKTLSLDIDLLMGTGVLAAVAVGLYFEAATLAVLYSVAELLERFSMDRARSSVRELMDLSPDTATVKRGADGADGEREETVPVEEVAVGEVVVVRPGEKIPVDGEVVEGASAVNQAPITGESVPVDKSPGAEVYAGTVNQEGYLEVKATAEADETTLSQVVELVGDAQRDRTDREQFIERFAAYYTPIIVVAALLTAFGPPLVLGGAFREWFVRGLTLLVVACPCAFVISTPVSVVSGVTSAARNGVLVKGGPHLESMGSVEAVAFDKTGTLTAGELAVTDVVALNGTDEADLLRCAHDLERRSEHPLAEAIVEYAHGAGDPHDESGEDRPIENFESLTGKGVRADLGGVTHYAGKPALFEELGFDLEHVHLSTDGGRRATDGGEMVAQAAAKSRCDDREDCLDLLADVVPRFQREGKTVVLVGTADELEGVLAVADEVRPAAAETVARLQSFGIETVMLTGDNEGTARAVAEEVGVDEFRAELLPEQKVEVVEELTDRYDSVAMVGDGVNDAPALAAATVGVAMGAAGTDTAIETADIALLGDDLRKVPYLYRLSRKANRVIRQNIWASLAVKAVLAVGAPLGLVSVAVAIVVGDMGMSLGVTGNAMRLARVDPDE, via the coding sequence ATGACTACCGACGAGCGCGAACGGACGGTCCGTCTCTCGGTCCCCGAGATGGACTGCCCGTCCTGCGCCGGGAAGGTGACCGCGAGCGTCGAGCGACTCGACGGCGTGCGTGAGACCGACCCGGCACCGACGACCGGAACGCTCCGGGTCGCCTACGACGGCGAGGAGACCGACGCCGCGGCCGTCCGCGAGCGCGTCGAAGCCGCGGGCTACGCGGTCGAAGGCGACGCAGCGGGTGCGGACGGCGAGCGCCGCTTCTCCGTCCCGGAGATGGACTGCCCGTCGTGCGCGGGCAAGGTCGAGAACGCCCTCGACGGGGTTGCTGGCGTCGAGTCGTTCGAGACGCATCCGGCGACCGGCGAGGTCCTCGTAACCGGCGATGCCGACCGCGAGGCGGTCGTCGCCGCGATAGAGGGCGCGGGCTACGACGTCGCGAACGCCGAGGCTGACGGCGAGAGCGGCCCGGACGTGGCAGGACCAAGCGGGGTCTGGACGAGTTCGCGCGCGCTCAAGACGTGGACCGGGGGCGCACTCATGGTCGTCGGCCTGCTCCTCGAGTTCCTCGTGACGAGCGCCGACGTCCTGCTGTTTGCCGCGGTCGGCCGCGAGTTCCACCTCTCGTCGGTCTTCCTCCTGCTGGCGGCGGCCGTCGCGGGCCAAGAGATTCTGCGGAACGGCTACTACTCCGCGAAGACGCTGAGCCTCGACATCGACTTACTGATGGGCACCGGCGTCCTCGCCGCGGTTGCGGTCGGACTCTACTTCGAGGCGGCGACGCTCGCGGTCCTCTACAGCGTCGCGGAGCTGCTCGAACGGTTCTCGATGGACCGCGCGCGCAGTTCGGTCCGGGAACTGATGGACCTCTCGCCCGACACCGCGACGGTCAAGCGCGGTGCGGACGGAGCGGACGGCGAACGCGAAGAGACGGTCCCCGTCGAAGAGGTCGCGGTCGGCGAGGTCGTCGTCGTCCGCCCCGGCGAGAAGATTCCGGTTGACGGCGAGGTCGTGGAGGGCGCGAGCGCGGTGAATCAAGCCCCCATCACGGGCGAGAGCGTCCCCGTGGACAAGTCGCCCGGCGCGGAGGTGTACGCCGGGACGGTCAACCAGGAGGGGTATCTGGAGGTCAAGGCGACCGCCGAGGCCGACGAGACGACGCTCTCGCAGGTGGTCGAGTTGGTCGGCGACGCCCAGCGCGACCGGACCGACCGCGAGCAGTTCATCGAGCGGTTCGCGGCCTACTACACGCCGATCATCGTCGTGGCGGCCCTGCTGACCGCGTTCGGGCCGCCGCTCGTCCTCGGCGGCGCGTTCCGCGAGTGGTTCGTCCGCGGACTGACCCTGCTCGTGGTGGCCTGCCCCTGCGCGTTCGTCATCTCGACGCCGGTCTCTGTCGTCTCGGGCGTCACCAGCGCGGCCCGCAACGGCGTCCTCGTGAAGGGCGGCCCGCACCTCGAATCGATGGGGTCGGTCGAGGCCGTCGCCTTCGACAAGACCGGGACGCTGACCGCGGGCGAGTTGGCCGTGACCGACGTCGTGGCGCTCAACGGCACCGACGAGGCCGACCTCCTGCGGTGTGCCCACGACCTCGAACGTCGGAGTGAACATCCCCTCGCGGAGGCCATCGTGGAGTACGCTCACGGCGCCGGAGACCCCCACGACGAGTCGGGCGAGGACCGGCCCATCGAGAACTTCGAGAGCCTGACCGGGAAGGGCGTCCGCGCCGACCTCGGCGGCGTGACCCACTACGCCGGCAAGCCCGCGCTCTTCGAGGAACTGGGCTTCGACTTGGAACACGTCCACCTCTCGACCGACGGGGGCCGGCGAGCGACCGACGGCGGCGAGATGGTCGCGCAAGCGGCGGCCAAGAGCCGGTGTGACGACCGCGAGGACTGCCTCGACCTGCTCGCGGACGTGGTGCCCCGCTTCCAGCGCGAGGGCAAGACGGTCGTCCTCGTCGGCACCGCGGACGAACTGGAGGGCGTCCTCGCCGTCGCCGACGAAGTGCGTCCGGCCGCCGCGGAGACGGTTGCGCGCTTGCAGTCGTTCGGCATCGAGACGGTGATGCTCACGGGCGACAACGAGGGCACGGCCCGCGCGGTGGCCGAGGAAGTCGGCGTGGACGAGTTCCGCGCCGAACTCCTGCCCGAGCAGAAAGTCGAGGTCGTCGAGGAGTTGACCGACCGCTACGACTCGGTTGCGATGGTGGGCGACGGCGTGAACGACGCGCCCGCGCTGGCCGCCGCGACGGTCGGCGTGGCGATGGGCGCGGCCGGGACCGACACCGCCATCGAGACGGCCGACATCGCCCTGCTGGGCGACGACCTCCGGAAGGTGCCCTACCTCTACCGGCTCTCGCGGAAGGCCAACCGCGTCATCCGCCAGAACATCTGGGCCAGCCTCGCGGTCAAGGCGGTGCTGGCGGTCGGCGCGCCGCTCGGTCTCGTCTCGGTCGCCGTCGCCATCGTCGTCGGCGACATGGGGATGAGTCTGGGCGTGACGGGCAACGCGATGCGACTGGCGCGGGTGGACCCGGACGAATAA
- a CDS encoding TIGR00296 family protein has product MAQAQAVTLSYEDGTRAVELARESVESYVINGQREQPGSMREAFYARTGVFIRLCSTRGRGRLRGCDGAYEGTDQLGHLIVDSAISAASDTSCGSEVEEAELPNLKISVCVVRDTQFTENPVDDIELGTHGVAIEGRGNQAWMYPTLPIENEWSVFEYLDRTCRKAGLPKGAWEDDDVMVTLFDGQVFTEREPEGTVEEL; this is encoded by the coding sequence ATGGCACAGGCTCAGGCAGTAACTCTCTCCTACGAGGATGGCACGCGGGCCGTCGAACTCGCACGGGAATCCGTCGAATCCTACGTCATCAACGGGCAGCGCGAGCAGCCCGGTAGCATGCGCGAAGCGTTCTACGCCCGGACGGGCGTGTTCATCCGACTCTGCTCGACGCGCGGACGTGGCCGACTTCGGGGGTGCGACGGTGCGTACGAGGGCACGGACCAACTCGGCCATCTCATCGTGGATTCGGCCATCAGCGCGGCCAGCGACACGTCGTGTGGCTCCGAGGTCGAGGAGGCAGAGCTTCCGAACCTGAAGATATCGGTCTGCGTCGTCCGCGACACCCAGTTCACGGAGAACCCCGTAGATGACATCGAACTCGGGACCCACGGCGTCGCAATCGAGGGGCGAGGGAACCAAGCGTGGATGTACCCGACCCTCCCCATCGAGAACGAGTGGAGCGTCTTCGAGTACCTGGACCGGACCTGCCGGAAGGCGGGGCTTCCGAAGGGGGCGTGGGAGGACGACGACGTGATGGTGACGCTGTTCGACGGACAGGTCTTCACCGAGCGCGAACCGGAAGGCACCGTCGAAGAACTGTAA
- a CDS encoding nicotinate phosphoribosyltransferase → MSDGFDVVSEAAIRDGTATDAYFLRTEETLEAADRNPRVVAEVTQDQFPTGEFDLLAGLKDAARLLEGLPIDVDAMREGQLFDGGPVMRIEGDYLDFARYETSLLGFLSHQSGVATAALEARRAAPDSSVLSFGARHVHPAIAPMVERGALVGGFDGISHVAAGEVLGREASGTMPHALVIAFGDQEAAWEAFDETVDPEVPRIAICDTYSDEKDESVRAAEALGDALDGVRLDTTSSRRGDFRHIVREVRWELDARGHDDVEIFVSGGLGPADLRELRDLADGFGVGGHVSNADPLDFALDIVEVDGELVAKRGKLSGKKAVFRTPDGGHHVGLADRADPEGGEALLEPLIRDGELVREFDVDAAAERALADAEAVGFRDET, encoded by the coding sequence ATGAGCGACGGGTTCGACGTGGTGTCCGAGGCGGCCATCCGCGACGGGACGGCGACCGACGCCTACTTCCTCCGGACCGAGGAGACGCTGGAGGCGGCCGACCGCAACCCGCGAGTGGTCGCGGAGGTCACGCAGGACCAGTTCCCGACCGGCGAGTTCGACCTGCTCGCGGGACTGAAGGACGCCGCCCGACTGCTCGAAGGACTCCCCATCGACGTGGACGCGATGCGCGAAGGACAGTTGTTCGACGGCGGTCCCGTGATGCGAATCGAAGGCGACTACCTCGACTTCGCGCGCTACGAGACGTCGCTGCTCGGCTTCCTGTCACACCAGAGCGGCGTCGCCACCGCGGCCTTGGAAGCGCGGCGGGCCGCGCCCGACTCGTCGGTCCTGAGTTTCGGCGCGCGCCACGTCCACCCCGCTATCGCGCCGATGGTGGAACGGGGCGCGCTCGTCGGCGGATTCGACGGCATCTCGCACGTCGCCGCGGGCGAAGTTCTCGGCCGCGAGGCCAGCGGGACGATGCCCCACGCGCTCGTCATCGCCTTCGGCGACCAGGAAGCGGCGTGGGAAGCCTTCGACGAGACGGTGGACCCCGAGGTCCCGCGCATCGCGATCTGTGACACCTACTCCGACGAGAAAGACGAGAGCGTCCGCGCCGCCGAGGCGCTCGGCGACGCGCTCGACGGCGTGCGCCTCGACACGACGAGTTCCCGGCGCGGGGACTTCCGACACATCGTCCGGGAGGTCCGGTGGGAACTCGACGCGCGGGGCCACGACGACGTGGAGATCTTCGTCAGCGGCGGACTGGGTCCCGCCGACCTACGGGAACTCCGGGACCTCGCCGACGGGTTCGGCGTCGGCGGCCACGTCAGCAACGCCGACCCGCTGGACTTCGCGCTCGACATCGTGGAGGTTGACGGCGAGTTGGTCGCCAAGCGCGGCAAACTCTCGGGGAAGAAGGCGGTCTTCCGGACGCCCGACGGCGGCCACCACGTCGGACTGGCCGACCGCGCGGACCCCGAGGGCGGCGAGGCCCTGCTCGAACCCCTGATTCGAGACGGCGAACTCGTGCGGGAGTTCGACGTGGACGCGGCGGCCGAGCGCGCGCTGGCCGACGCCGAGGCGGTCGGGTTCCGAGACGAAACGTAG
- a CDS encoding Hvo_1808 family surface protein, with protein MRTILAIAVVLMLVVAGCSQAPGAGTTTGMDGTTTAPTTQPNSGSDTTGQQDAVVKPEDPATDTLGWESGLWYNETIDVEPDDGLNETELNKTVSRSMARVERIRKLEFEERVPVHIMTREEFRANQSSSGTSEARRVFDNAKYESLFMINESTDSLGVQNSNSGSSVGGYYDPTNKEIVVISENESTPQLDEITLSQELFHALQDQKFNFSSFNQTTRELHNAKDGVIEGDGNYVDYLYSQRCQNQWNGDCLTPEAPSGSSGSGGLANIGPYLIKYQPYSDGPAFVKQIKKRGGWQAVNDLYENPPKSTEQVIHPEKYGKDSPAEFSIENRASDGWERVTFPNRPNYASVGEAGMMSMFMYPFYASNQQTQIVPARDFFNRQQGSSQLDPIDPLNYNSTYSNGWDGDKLAVYTNDAAKDNETGYVWKSVWDSEQDAEEFVTGYRKVLKYNGAEKVDGRTNTWRIPSGNEFSDAFYVKRTGDTVVVVNAPSVSELSNVRKGAAPAA; from the coding sequence ATGCGCACGATACTGGCAATCGCGGTCGTGCTGATGCTCGTCGTCGCGGGCTGTTCGCAGGCCCCCGGCGCGGGCACGACGACCGGCATGGACGGGACGACGACTGCACCGACGACCCAGCCGAACTCCGGGTCGGACACGACCGGTCAGCAGGACGCGGTCGTCAAGCCCGAAGACCCCGCGACCGACACGCTCGGCTGGGAGTCGGGACTCTGGTACAACGAGACCATCGACGTGGAACCCGACGACGGCCTGAACGAGACCGAACTCAACAAGACGGTCTCCCGTTCGATGGCCCGCGTCGAGCGAATTCGGAAGCTCGAATTCGAAGAGCGGGTTCCGGTCCACATCATGACCCGCGAGGAGTTCCGCGCGAACCAGTCGTCCAGCGGGACCTCCGAGGCGCGTCGGGTGTTCGACAACGCGAAGTACGAATCGCTGTTCATGATAAACGAGTCCACCGACTCGCTCGGCGTTCAGAACAGCAACTCCGGGTCGTCGGTCGGCGGCTACTACGACCCCACGAACAAGGAGATCGTCGTCATCTCCGAGAACGAATCGACGCCCCAACTCGACGAGATAACCCTCTCCCAAGAGCTGTTCCACGCGTTGCAGGACCAGAAGTTCAACTTCTCGTCGTTCAACCAGACCACCCGCGAGCTCCACAACGCCAAGGACGGCGTCATCGAGGGCGACGGGAACTACGTCGATTACCTCTACTCCCAGCGGTGTCAGAACCAGTGGAACGGCGACTGCCTGACGCCCGAGGCCCCGTCTGGGTCGAGCGGGAGCGGCGGTCTCGCCAACATCGGTCCGTACCTCATCAAGTACCAGCCCTACAGCGACGGGCCCGCGTTCGTCAAGCAGATCAAAAAACGGGGCGGCTGGCAGGCGGTCAACGACCTCTACGAGAACCCGCCGAAGAGCACCGAGCAGGTCATCCACCCCGAGAAGTACGGTAAGGACTCGCCCGCCGAGTTCTCCATCGAAAATCGCGCGAGCGACGGTTGGGAGCGCGTAACGTTCCCGAACCGGCCGAACTACGCGAGCGTCGGCGAAGCGGGCATGATGTCGATGTTCATGTACCCCTTCTACGCCAGCAACCAGCAGACCCAGATCGTCCCCGCGCGGGACTTCTTCAACCGCCAGCAGGGTTCGAGCCAACTCGACCCCATCGACCCGCTGAACTACAACAGCACTTACTCGAACGGGTGGGACGGCGACAAACTCGCGGTCTACACCAACGACGCGGCGAAGGACAACGAGACCGGCTACGTCTGGAAGTCGGTCTGGGACTCCGAGCAGGACGCCGAGGAGTTCGTCACGGGCTACCGGAAGGTCCTGAAGTACAACGGTGCCGAGAAGGTCGATGGCCGGACGAACACGTGGAGAATCCCGAGCGGTAACGAGTTCTCCGACGCCTTCTACGTCAAGCGGACCGGCGACACGGTCGTCGTCGTGAACGCTCCCTCGGTCTCGGAACTCTCGAACGTCCGGAAGGGCGCGGCACCCGCGGCGTAG
- a CDS encoding cysteine hydrolase family protein encodes MSFDPDSTAVVVVDVQNGFCHPEGSLYAPASEAALGDVTEVVAAARDAGASVVYTRDVHPPEQFEGNHYYDEFERWGEHVLEGSWEAELHDDLDVREADHVVEKHTYDAFYRTDLEGYLDAHKIDDLLLCGTLANVCVLHTAGSAGLRDYRPVLVEDALGYIEEDHKEYAVEHSDFLFGEVTTKDEIEFE; translated from the coding sequence ATGAGCTTCGACCCAGATTCGACCGCGGTCGTCGTCGTGGACGTACAGAACGGCTTCTGTCACCCCGAGGGGAGCCTCTACGCGCCCGCCAGCGAGGCGGCCCTCGGGGACGTGACCGAAGTCGTCGCCGCCGCACGCGACGCTGGCGCGTCGGTCGTCTACACCCGCGACGTGCATCCCCCCGAGCAGTTCGAGGGCAACCACTACTACGACGAGTTCGAGCGCTGGGGCGAACACGTCCTCGAAGGGTCGTGGGAGGCCGAACTCCACGACGACCTCGACGTGCGCGAGGCCGACCACGTGGTCGAGAAGCACACCTACGACGCCTTCTACCGGACCGACTTGGAGGGGTATCTCGACGCCCACAAGATAGACGACCTGCTCCTCTGCGGGACGCTGGCGAACGTCTGCGTCCTCCACACCGCCGGGAGCGCGGGCCTGCGGGACTACCGGCCCGTGCTGGTCGAGGACGCGCTGGGATACATCGAGGAGGACCACAAGGAGTACGCCGTCGAACACTCGGACTTCCTGTTCGGCGAAGTGACGACGAAAGACGAAATCGAGTTCGAGTAG
- a CDS encoding DUF7344 domain-containing protein, producing the protein MRGEGSTDTISGRRSDGEREAETQVSPSRLDDAFTALADPRRRRVVQYFLRTSDDVATVTDLARYVADRRDEDFESVSLALHHKDVAKLDEADVVEYDSRTETVRYVGSELVSDLLARADGDSDDVTATAGPDALEHLSDALTADDPVEKDYCIRQALQYVHFERGE; encoded by the coding sequence GTGAGAGGGGAAGGTTCCACCGACACGATAAGCGGCAGGCGGAGCGACGGGGAGAGAGAGGCGGAGACGCAGGTCTCCCCGTCCAGATTGGACGACGCGTTCACCGCGCTGGCCGACCCGCGGCGACGCCGCGTCGTACAGTACTTCCTGCGCACTTCGGACGACGTGGCGACGGTCACGGACCTCGCTCGCTACGTGGCCGACAGACGGGACGAGGACTTCGAGTCGGTCTCGCTCGCGCTCCACCACAAGGACGTGGCGAAACTGGACGAGGCGGACGTCGTCGAGTACGACTCCCGGACCGAGACGGTCCGGTACGTCGGGTCGGAACTCGTCTCGGACCTACTCGCTCGCGCCGACGGCGACTCCGACGACGTGACCGCGACCGCCGGCCCCGACGCCCTCGAACATCTCTCGGACGCGCTCACGGCCGACGACCCCGTCGAGAAGGACTACTGCATCCGGCAGGCGCTCCAGTACGTTCACTTCGAGCGCGGCGAGTGA
- a CDS encoding lipoate--protein ligase family protein, which produces MRVLRGRAAGRDADRDVVAAMLERAAETGEASVRVWRPHRQLAFGRRDSRADDYEVAKKVADACDFPPVERSVGGRAVAYTGNTVAFANVVPLADMRVGMDDRYEETTRAVQRALWRLGVPASRGEPEASFCPGDYSLQRDGKLVGVAQRVRKNAALVSGVVVVRDREEIAGVLDPVYAALDVPFDPDSVGSVAGAGGDGDPERVARTIEDLLVGDRPAEVEHVGDAPDVEPAD; this is translated from the coding sequence ATGCGCGTACTCCGCGGCCGGGCGGCGGGTCGGGACGCCGACCGCGACGTCGTCGCGGCGATGCTCGAACGGGCCGCCGAAACCGGCGAGGCGTCGGTCCGGGTGTGGCGACCCCACCGCCAACTCGCCTTCGGGCGGCGCGACTCGCGGGCCGACGACTACGAGGTGGCCAAGAAAGTCGCCGACGCCTGCGACTTCCCGCCGGTCGAGCGCTCGGTCGGCGGGCGAGCGGTCGCCTACACCGGCAACACCGTCGCGTTCGCCAACGTGGTCCCCTTGGCCGACATGCGGGTCGGGATGGACGACCGCTACGAGGAGACCACTCGCGCGGTCCAGCGCGCCCTCTGGCGACTCGGCGTCCCCGCCTCGCGGGGCGAACCCGAGGCGAGCTTCTGCCCCGGCGACTACTCGCTCCAGCGCGACGGCAAACTGGTCGGCGTCGCCCAGCGCGTCCGGAAGAACGCCGCGCTCGTCTCGGGCGTCGTCGTCGTCCGCGACCGCGAGGAGATAGCGGGCGTCCTCGACCCCGTCTACGCCGCGCTCGACGTGCCCTTCGACCCGGATTCGGTCGGGAGCGTCGCCGGCGCGGGCGGTGACGGCGACCCCGAGCGCGTCGCTCGGACTATCGAGGACCTGCTGGTCGGCGACCGGCCCGCCGAAGTCGAACATGTCGGCGACGCCCCGGACGTCGAACCCGCCGACTGA